From the genome of Bordetella sp. H567, one region includes:
- a CDS encoding aldo/keto reductase, with protein sequence MQITRVGFGAWAIGGAGWAAGGGAQDDADSIAALRHAVARGINWIDTAAVYGLGHSETLVGQALKGMGASQRPYVFTKCGLVWDKDQPSAPPRRVGAARSLRAEVEASLRRLGVERIDLYQMHWPANDGTALAEYWQTLLDLKSEGKVRAVGLSNHNAAQLEDAERLGHVDTLQPAFSAIRRDTAADLLPWCADHGTAVIVYSPMQSGLLSGGFSEARAAALPADDWRSRNAEFAGENLRRNLALADVLRRVAERHGSTVAATAIAWTLAWPGVTGAIVGARSPGQVDGWLGAATLELDDDDMAEIAAFIETSGVGTGPSSPRRQAGADLPLRGQ encoded by the coding sequence ATGCAGATTACGCGCGTGGGTTTCGGCGCCTGGGCCATCGGGGGAGCGGGCTGGGCTGCGGGAGGGGGGGCGCAGGACGATGCCGATTCCATCGCGGCCCTGCGCCACGCGGTGGCGCGCGGCATCAACTGGATAGACACCGCGGCGGTATACGGGCTGGGCCACTCCGAGACGCTGGTCGGCCAGGCGCTGAAGGGCATGGGAGCCAGCCAGCGGCCCTATGTGTTCACCAAATGCGGCCTGGTGTGGGACAAGGACCAACCGTCCGCGCCGCCACGCCGCGTGGGGGCGGCGCGCAGCCTGCGCGCCGAGGTCGAGGCCTCGCTGCGCCGCCTGGGCGTGGAGCGCATCGACCTGTACCAGATGCACTGGCCCGCGAACGACGGGACCGCGCTGGCGGAATACTGGCAGACCCTTCTGGACCTGAAATCGGAAGGCAAGGTCCGCGCCGTGGGCCTGTCCAACCACAACGCCGCGCAGCTGGAGGATGCCGAGCGCCTGGGCCACGTCGATACCTTGCAGCCGGCGTTTTCGGCCATCCGCCGCGACACGGCCGCCGACCTGCTGCCCTGGTGCGCGGATCACGGCACGGCTGTCATCGTGTACAGCCCGATGCAGTCCGGGCTTCTGAGCGGGGGCTTCAGCGAAGCGCGGGCCGCCGCGCTGCCCGCCGACGATTGGCGATCGCGCAATGCGGAGTTCGCCGGCGAGAACCTGCGCCGCAATCTCGCCCTGGCCGACGTCCTGCGGCGTGTCGCCGAGCGGCATGGCAGCACGGTGGCCGCCACCGCCATCGCCTGGACGCTGGCCTGGCCTGGCGTCACGGGTGCCATCGTGGGCGCACGGTCGCCTGGACAGGTCGACGGCTGGCTGGGCGCCGCGACGCTGGAATTGGACGACGACGACATGGCGGAAATCGCCGCCTTCATCGAAACCAGTGGCGTGGGAACCGGGCCGTCATCGCCAAGGCGGCAGGCCGGCGCGGACTTGCCGCTGCGCGGCCAGTAG
- the lnt gene encoding apolipoprotein N-acyltransferase, with the protein MTSLMTRHPRATGAACMAVAGAVQALTFAPDPLPDGALALVQVVMLAILARRQLAAPTLRRALWDGWIFHFACYALGLYWLYVSMHDYGGLSSPLAAAGVLALSGFIALFPSAGGVLARWLAPLSADAAPARRLRAALAFACGFTALEWVRGTLWTGFPWLNIGYAHVDSPYAGWAPVVGVYGIAWLAAFAAAALAALWRPADVPRDPRDGVAAALAVVVALAGWGMSRIEWSRPQGVPLQVRLIQGNIEQSQKFDPGLMEKGLLQHMNQASMPPATGSPAPRIIILPETVLPVFQDQLDPRAWNLWRRIAEERQATIVMGVPLHRVVDGRDRYTNSAVAFDGTTPVEALRTGDVAMRYDKQHLVPWGEFVPPGFHWFVRLLDIPLGDFDRGDTRQAPFDIAGQQLALNICYEDLFGEELLPAIRPGANGEPGASILVNISNLGWFGDTWALRQHLQIGRMRTLETARPMLAATNTGLTVSIDPEGRVLAQAPAMRMTALETTVQGMTGLTPYVRTGNMAIMGAVALGLLVLLGTRRRPTV; encoded by the coding sequence ATGACCTCCTTGATGACGCGCCACCCCCGGGCAACGGGCGCGGCCTGCATGGCCGTGGCCGGCGCCGTTCAAGCCCTGACATTCGCGCCCGATCCCCTGCCCGACGGCGCGCTGGCGCTGGTGCAGGTCGTGATGCTGGCGATCCTGGCACGCCGGCAGCTGGCCGCGCCCACGCTGCGGCGGGCCTTGTGGGACGGTTGGATATTCCACTTCGCGTGCTACGCCCTAGGCCTGTATTGGCTGTACGTCAGCATGCACGACTATGGCGGCCTTTCCTCGCCGCTGGCCGCCGCCGGCGTGTTGGCCCTGTCGGGATTCATCGCGCTGTTTCCCTCCGCGGGCGGTGTACTCGCGCGCTGGCTGGCGCCGCTGTCGGCCGATGCCGCGCCGGCGCGCCGGCTGCGCGCCGCCCTGGCCTTCGCCTGCGGTTTCACGGCGCTGGAATGGGTGCGCGGCACCCTGTGGACGGGCTTTCCCTGGCTGAACATCGGCTACGCGCACGTGGACAGCCCCTACGCCGGCTGGGCGCCGGTGGTGGGCGTGTACGGCATCGCCTGGCTGGCGGCCTTCGCGGCCGCCGCGCTGGCCGCGCTGTGGCGGCCGGCCGACGTGCCGCGCGATCCACGCGATGGCGTGGCCGCCGCGCTGGCCGTCGTCGTCGCGCTGGCCGGCTGGGGCATGTCGCGCATCGAATGGTCCCGCCCCCAGGGTGTGCCGCTGCAGGTTCGCCTGATCCAGGGCAACATCGAACAGTCGCAGAAATTCGATCCCGGGCTGATGGAAAAAGGCCTGCTGCAGCATATGAACCAGGCATCCATGCCGCCGGCGACGGGCTCGCCCGCGCCGCGGATCATCATCCTGCCGGAAACCGTGCTGCCCGTCTTCCAGGACCAGCTAGATCCGCGCGCCTGGAACCTGTGGCGCCGCATCGCGGAGGAACGCCAGGCCACCATCGTGATGGGCGTGCCGCTGCATCGCGTGGTCGATGGCCGCGACCGCTACACCAACAGTGCGGTCGCCTTCGACGGCACCACGCCGGTGGAAGCACTGCGCACGGGCGACGTGGCCATGCGCTACGACAAGCAGCACCTGGTGCCTTGGGGCGAGTTCGTACCGCCGGGCTTTCATTGGTTCGTGCGCCTGCTGGACATCCCGCTGGGCGATTTCGACCGGGGCGATACGCGCCAGGCGCCATTTGATATCGCGGGCCAGCAATTGGCGCTGAACATCTGCTACGAGGACCTGTTCGGCGAGGAACTGCTGCCGGCGATACGGCCAGGCGCGAACGGCGAACCGGGCGCCTCCATCCTGGTGAATATCAGCAACCTGGGCTGGTTCGGCGACACCTGGGCATTGCGCCAGCACCTGCAGATCGGACGCATGCGCACCCTGGAAACCGCGCGGCCGATGCTGGCGGCGACCAATACCGGGCTTACCGTGTCGATCGACCCCGAAGGCCGCGTGCTGGCACAGGCGCCGGCCATGCGGATGACGGCGCTGGAAACCACCGTGCAGGGCATGACCGGGCTGACGCCTTATGTCCGCACCGGCAACATGGCGATCATGGGCGCGGTGGCGCTGGGTCTGTTGGTCCTGCTGGGGACGCGGCGGCGGCCCACGGTGTAG
- a CDS encoding HlyC/CorC family transporter, translated as MPDPYPANDADTPRQAKPANKSLLDRLLSLVRREPEDREGIKAILEAAHVRQLLDSESYAMIKGALAVSERTVGDIMVPRSRMDLLDIAQPLPYLLSVIIDTAHSRFPVFEDDRDNILGILLAKDLLRCMLEPNIELRSLVRPAVFVPESKRLNVLLRDFRESRNHLAIVIDEYGGIAGLVSMEDVLEEIVGDIEDEFDEDDEATIFPEGENQWRVQAATDIDKFNETFGLALPDDEYDSIGGWLGGELGRIPRRGDVAERHGLRFEVVRADARRALWLRVKRLPATPPATPPADAE; from the coding sequence ATGCCTGACCCCTACCCTGCGAACGACGCGGATACCCCGCGTCAAGCCAAGCCTGCGAACAAATCCCTGCTCGACCGCCTGCTGTCCCTGGTTCGACGCGAACCCGAGGACCGTGAAGGCATCAAGGCCATACTCGAGGCCGCCCACGTACGCCAGCTGCTGGACAGCGAGTCGTACGCGATGATCAAGGGCGCGCTGGCTGTGTCCGAACGCACCGTCGGCGACATCATGGTGCCGCGTTCCCGCATGGACCTGCTGGATATCGCGCAGCCGCTGCCGTACCTGCTGTCGGTCATCATCGACACGGCGCATTCGCGTTTTCCGGTGTTCGAGGACGACCGCGACAATATCCTGGGCATCCTGCTGGCCAAGGACCTGCTGCGCTGCATGCTGGAGCCCAACATCGAATTGCGCTCGCTGGTGCGCCCGGCGGTCTTCGTGCCGGAATCCAAGCGTCTGAACGTGCTGCTGCGGGATTTCCGCGAAAGCCGCAACCACCTGGCCATCGTCATCGACGAATACGGCGGCATCGCCGGCCTGGTCAGCATGGAAGACGTGCTGGAGGAAATCGTCGGCGACATCGAAGACGAATTCGACGAAGACGACGAAGCCACCATCTTCCCCGAAGGCGAGAACCAGTGGCGGGTCCAGGCCGCGACGGATATCGACAAGTTCAACGAGACCTTCGGCCTGGCGCTGCCCGACGACGAATACGACAGCATCGGCGGCTGGCTGGGCGGCGAACTGGGGCGCATTCCGCGCCGCGGCGACGTCGCCGAACGCCACGGGCTGCGCTTCGAGGTGGTGCGCGCCGACGCACGCCGCGCCCTGTGGCTGCGCGTGAAGCGACTGCCTGCCACCCCGCCCGCAACGCCCCCCGCCGACGCCGAATGA
- the ybeY gene encoding rRNA maturation RNase YbeY, whose amino-acid sequence MALSLSVQYAVEAAALPRWRLRRWIARALCAARDDGLVAFRGAEISLRVVGLAEGRQLNHAFRGRDYATNVLTFEYGVGPDSVARGDIVLCLPVLRREAREQRKTPLAHAAHLTIHGALHALGYDHIKAREAKRMESLETRVLGDIGIADPYAPR is encoded by the coding sequence ATCGCCCTTTCGCTGTCCGTGCAATATGCCGTCGAGGCCGCTGCCCTGCCCCGCTGGCGGCTGCGGCGCTGGATCGCACGCGCGCTCTGCGCCGCACGCGACGACGGACTCGTGGCCTTCCGCGGCGCGGAGATCAGCCTGCGCGTGGTCGGCCTGGCCGAAGGCCGTCAGCTCAACCATGCCTTCCGCGGCCGGGATTACGCGACCAATGTCCTGACTTTCGAATACGGGGTCGGCCCCGACTCTGTCGCGCGCGGCGATATCGTGCTGTGCCTGCCGGTCTTGCGTCGCGAGGCGCGCGAACAGCGCAAGACCCCATTGGCGCATGCCGCCCACCTGACTATCCACGGCGCCTTGCATGCCCTGGGCTACGACCATATCAAGGCGCGCGAGGCCAAGCGCATGGAAAGCCTGGAGACCCGGGTGCTGGGGGACATAGGCATCGCCGATCCCTACGCGCCGCGGTGA
- a CDS encoding PhoH family protein: MTGARARAPRKPTGVTVQVGGDNAQLANLCGPLDENLRQLADGLGVKLSRRGNRITLEGEQAELAAQALRRFDEQATRKPLSVDDIQLGLVEIGIGRDTAAHGGRPALHAAALPALEDYSEGIALRTRRSDLRPRTPRQRDYLENILKHDITFGIGPAGTGKTWLAVACAIDAMERDTVQRLVLTRPAVEAGERLGFLPGDLAQKVDPYLRPLYDALYDLMGFERVQRLFEKQTIEIAPLAYMRGRTLNHAFVILDEAQNTTPEQMKMFLTRIGFGSKAVITGDPSQVDLPRGQQSGLAHAVGVLQDVQGIATTRFTSRDVVRHPLVARIVDAYEQAAADEE, from the coding sequence ATGACGGGCGCACGCGCGCGCGCGCCCCGCAAGCCGACTGGCGTCACGGTGCAGGTGGGCGGCGATAACGCCCAGCTGGCCAACCTGTGCGGCCCGCTCGACGAAAACCTGCGCCAGCTGGCCGACGGGCTCGGTGTGAAGCTGTCGCGCCGTGGCAACCGCATCACGCTGGAAGGCGAACAGGCGGAACTGGCCGCCCAGGCCCTGCGCCGCTTCGACGAGCAGGCCACGCGCAAGCCGCTGTCCGTGGACGATATCCAGCTGGGCCTGGTCGAAATCGGCATCGGCCGCGACACGGCCGCGCACGGCGGCCGGCCCGCGCTGCATGCCGCCGCGCTGCCGGCGCTGGAGGACTACAGCGAAGGCATCGCCCTGCGCACCCGCCGGTCCGACCTGCGCCCACGCACGCCGCGCCAGCGCGACTACCTGGAAAACATCCTCAAGCACGACATCACTTTCGGCATCGGCCCGGCGGGCACCGGCAAGACCTGGCTGGCCGTGGCCTGCGCCATCGACGCGATGGAACGCGACACAGTGCAGCGGCTGGTGCTGACGCGGCCCGCCGTGGAAGCCGGCGAACGCCTGGGCTTCCTGCCGGGCGACCTGGCGCAGAAGGTCGATCCGTATCTGCGCCCGCTGTACGACGCGCTGTATGACCTGATGGGTTTCGAACGGGTGCAGCGCCTGTTCGAAAAGCAGACCATCGAAATCGCGCCGCTGGCCTATATGCGCGGCCGCACGCTGAACCATGCCTTCGTGATCCTGGACGAAGCGCAGAACACCACGCCGGAGCAGATGAAGATGTTCCTGACGCGTATCGGCTTCGGCAGCAAGGCCGTCATCACGGGCGACCCCTCGCAGGTGGACTTGCCGCGCGGCCAGCAGAGCGGCCTGGCGCACGCGGTGGGCGTGCTGCAGGACGTACAGGGCATCGCGACGACGCGCTTCACCAGCCGCGACGTGGTGCGCCACCCGCTGGTGGCGCGCATCGTCGACGCCTACGAACAGGCCGCGGCGGATGAAGAGTGA
- the miaB gene encoding tRNA (N6-isopentenyl adenosine(37)-C2)-methylthiotransferase MiaB, whose amino-acid sequence MQETILARDDAAAPADASASGSPRKLFIRTFGCQMNEYDSDKMADVLRESQGVELTDTPEDADIILFNTCSVREKAQEKVFSDLGRVQQLKKTKPGLVIGVGGCVASQEGEAIVKRAPYVDVVFGPQTLHRLPELIRQREAEGRAQVDISFPSIEKFDALPPPRVEGATAFVSIMEGCSKYCSFCVVPYTRGEEVSRPFDDILVEIADLADQGVKEVTLLGQNVNAYRGRLGDGEEIADFAMLLEYVHEIPGIERIRYTTSHPKEMTPRLIQAHARLPKLVSFLHLPVQAGSDRVLAAMKRGYTTLEFKSIVRRLREARPGLTLSSDFIVGFPGETEEDFEKTMKLIDDIGFDTSFSFVYSRRPGTPAADLADDTPQTVKLQRLQRLQARIAEQAAAISRAMVGTTQRVLVEGPSRRDPNELMGRTENNRIVNFPAPPRLIGHMIDVTITEAYPNSLRARVVLADAAEAA is encoded by the coding sequence ATGCAAGAAACCATCCTCGCGCGCGACGACGCGGCCGCGCCTGCCGACGCTTCCGCTTCCGGCTCTCCCCGCAAACTGTTCATCCGCACCTTCGGCTGCCAGATGAACGAGTACGACTCCGACAAAATGGCCGACGTGCTGCGCGAATCGCAGGGCGTGGAACTGACCGACACCCCGGAAGACGCGGACATCATCCTCTTCAACACCTGTTCCGTGCGCGAAAAAGCCCAGGAAAAAGTGTTCTCGGACCTGGGCCGCGTCCAGCAGCTGAAGAAAACCAAGCCCGGCCTGGTCATCGGCGTGGGCGGCTGCGTGGCGAGCCAGGAAGGCGAAGCCATCGTCAAGCGCGCACCTTACGTGGACGTGGTCTTCGGCCCGCAAACCCTGCACCGCCTGCCGGAACTGATCCGCCAGCGCGAGGCCGAAGGCCGCGCCCAGGTCGACATCAGCTTCCCCAGCATCGAAAAATTCGATGCGCTGCCGCCCCCGCGCGTGGAAGGCGCGACCGCCTTCGTGTCCATCATGGAAGGCTGCAGCAAATACTGCAGCTTCTGTGTCGTGCCCTACACGCGTGGCGAGGAAGTATCGCGCCCCTTCGACGATATCCTGGTGGAGATCGCCGACCTGGCGGACCAGGGCGTGAAGGAAGTCACCTTGCTGGGGCAGAACGTCAACGCCTATCGCGGCCGCCTGGGCGACGGCGAGGAGATCGCGGACTTCGCCATGCTGCTGGAATACGTGCACGAGATCCCCGGCATCGAGCGCATCCGGTACACGACCTCGCATCCCAAGGAAATGACGCCGCGCCTGATCCAGGCCCATGCGCGCCTGCCCAAGCTGGTGTCCTTCCTGCACTTGCCGGTACAGGCGGGCAGCGATCGCGTCCTGGCCGCGATGAAGCGCGGCTACACGACGCTGGAATTCAAGTCCATCGTCCGCCGCCTGCGCGAGGCGCGCCCGGGCCTGACCTTGTCGTCCGACTTCATCGTGGGCTTTCCCGGCGAAACCGAAGAAGATTTCGAGAAAACCATGAAGCTGATCGACGACATCGGGTTCGATACGTCGTTTTCCTTCGTCTATTCGCGCCGTCCGGGTACCCCGGCGGCCGACCTGGCCGACGACACGCCGCAGACGGTCAAGCTGCAGCGCCTGCAGCGGCTGCAGGCGCGCATCGCCGAGCAGGCAGCGGCCATCAGCCGCGCCATGGTGGGCACCACGCAGCGCGTGCTGGTCGAGGGACCGTCGCGGCGCGATCCAAACGAGCTCATGGGCCGCACGGAAAACAACCGCATCGTCAATTTCCCGGCGCCGCCGCGGCTGATCGGCCACATGATCGACGTGACCATCACCGAGGCCTATCCGAATTCGCTGCGCGCCCGGGTCGTCCTGGCCGACGCCGCGGAGGCCGCATGA
- a CDS encoding phosphatase PAP2 family protein: protein MFQNKGSRGNARRDRTARRARVDARARWVGAWVLALLLIGCLSLFVDLPLARWLHANVTPTVDQVFKWIGKVGDSNNYAWIVLLVYIAAMAGLRRGRDGAAGGAYERVARGSLLLMAAWIAGGIVTGLLKQTVARARPELFFEQGFYGLGQAFQGKPFNSFPSSHALTAFVLASAIAVAAPRWRWPVYAVAVLAAVSRLVNLDHFASDVTASALIAITAVHAIRPWVMDGAYRWPTRPPWRWFAREAGG from the coding sequence ATGTTCCAGAACAAGGGCTCGCGCGGCAATGCGCGTCGCGACCGGACGGCGCGCCGCGCACGCGTCGATGCCAGGGCACGCTGGGTAGGGGCCTGGGTCCTGGCGCTGTTGCTGATCGGCTGCCTGTCGCTGTTCGTGGACCTGCCCCTGGCCCGGTGGCTGCATGCCAACGTGACGCCCACCGTCGACCAGGTATTCAAGTGGATAGGCAAGGTGGGCGACAGCAACAACTACGCGTGGATCGTCCTGCTGGTCTATATCGCCGCGATGGCGGGGCTGCGGCGCGGCCGGGATGGTGCCGCAGGCGGCGCCTATGAGCGCGTGGCGCGCGGATCCCTGTTGCTGATGGCGGCGTGGATCGCCGGCGGCATCGTCACGGGCCTGCTCAAGCAGACGGTGGCGCGCGCGCGGCCCGAATTGTTCTTCGAGCAGGGCTTCTATGGGCTGGGGCAGGCCTTCCAGGGCAAGCCCTTCAATTCCTTCCCGTCCAGCCATGCGCTGACGGCCTTCGTCCTGGCCTCGGCGATCGCGGTGGCGGCGCCGCGCTGGCGCTGGCCCGTCTATGCGGTGGCCGTGCTGGCGGCGGTGAGCCGCCTCGTGAACCTCGATCATTTCGCCTCCGACGTGACGGCATCGGCGTTGATCGCGATCACGGCCGTGCATGCGATCAGGCCGTGGGTCATGGACGGCGCCTACCGCTGGCCCACCCGCCCGCCCTGGCGCTGGTTCGCCCGGGAAGCCGGGGGCTGA
- a CDS encoding FRG domain-containing protein translates to METITEYKLWSFTNGSPGATVVQRQDYRKAAAYEVASYFDLATKVAELQFHNRDHILLFRGQGGDYRNRAGYSSLKPSLLRGTGHKNPSLDELRKRFARLTAAEKILAEEYLAAGLLGMERMGRHGIVRWAILQHYEVCATPLLDVTHSLRIAASFASHGADREAYVFVLGVPYLSGGITVSAEAGLQTVRLSSVCPPSAVRPHLQEGYLLGEYPEIAGIGQKALYLHHEMDFGRRLVAKFRFDPRTFWKGHSFPIVGRHELYPSDDPLLDLARRVAKKLEQDGG, encoded by the coding sequence TTGGAGACCATTACCGAGTACAAGCTATGGTCCTTCACCAACGGATCGCCGGGCGCGACCGTCGTGCAGCGGCAGGACTATCGCAAGGCCGCGGCCTATGAAGTGGCCTCGTATTTCGATCTGGCGACCAAGGTCGCCGAACTGCAATTCCACAATCGCGACCATATCCTGCTGTTCCGCGGCCAAGGGGGCGACTATCGCAACCGCGCCGGGTACTCCTCGCTGAAGCCCAGCTTGCTGCGCGGCACGGGACATAAGAACCCCAGCCTGGACGAGCTGCGCAAGCGCTTCGCCAGGCTGACGGCCGCCGAAAAAATCCTGGCCGAGGAATACCTGGCGGCGGGGTTGCTGGGCATGGAGCGCATGGGACGCCACGGCATCGTGCGCTGGGCCATACTCCAGCATTACGAGGTGTGCGCCACGCCCCTGCTCGACGTCACGCACTCCCTGCGGATCGCCGCGTCCTTCGCCAGCCATGGCGCGGATCGGGAAGCCTATGTGTTCGTGCTGGGCGTGCCCTATCTAAGCGGCGGCATCACGGTCAGCGCGGAAGCCGGCTTGCAGACGGTGCGATTGTCCAGCGTGTGTCCGCCGTCCGCGGTGCGGCCGCATCTGCAGGAAGGCTATCTGCTGGGGGAATATCCGGAGATCGCCGGCATCGGCCAGAAAGCGCTGTACCTGCATCATGAAATGGACTTCGGGCGGCGCCTGGTCGCCAAGTTTCGTTTCGACCCACGGACATTCTGGAAAGGCCACAGCTTTCCCATCGTGGGCAGGCACGAACTGTATCCGTCCGATGATCCCCTGCTGGACCTGGCCAGGCGCGTCGCCAAAAAACTGGAGCAGGACGGCGGCTGA
- a CDS encoding transporter substrate-binding domain-containing protein: MKILAALTLLSIQALAFAQAPTAAPPAAAGSALARVEQSGVLRVCTPGDYKPFSFQHAPGEFEGIDVDLMQTLATALKAKPQYIKTTWANLLPDFVAGKCDIAAGGISVSLERQKQAYFSIPYMINGKTPLTRCENVSRFQTVEAIDQPSVRVIANPGGSNERFAKTRLSHAKLTMHPDNLTIFDELIKGQADVFVTEAAEAIVQSKAHPELCAVNPDKPLQYAEMAYLLPQGDDVFKQFVDQWLHLAQASGEYAQIRTKWLGQ, translated from the coding sequence ATGAAGATCCTTGCCGCCCTGACCCTGTTGTCCATCCAGGCCCTGGCCTTCGCCCAGGCCCCCACGGCCGCCCCGCCGGCCGCCGCCGGCTCGGCGCTGGCCCGCGTCGAACAAAGCGGCGTGCTGCGCGTCTGCACGCCGGGCGACTACAAGCCCTTCAGCTTCCAGCATGCGCCAGGCGAGTTCGAAGGCATCGACGTGGATTTGATGCAGACACTGGCGACCGCGCTGAAGGCCAAGCCGCAGTACATCAAGACCACGTGGGCGAACCTGCTGCCCGATTTCGTCGCCGGCAAATGCGATATCGCGGCCGGCGGCATTTCGGTGTCGCTGGAGCGCCAGAAGCAGGCGTATTTCAGCATCCCCTATATGATCAACGGCAAGACGCCGCTGACGCGCTGCGAGAACGTGTCCCGGTTCCAGACCGTCGAGGCCATCGACCAGCCCTCGGTGCGGGTGATCGCCAATCCCGGCGGCAGCAACGAACGTTTCGCGAAGACGCGGCTGAGCCATGCGAAACTGACGATGCATCCGGACAACCTGACCATCTTCGACGAATTGATCAAGGGCCAGGCCGATGTCTTCGTCACCGAGGCGGCCGAGGCCATCGTGCAAAGCAAGGCCCACCCGGAGCTGTGCGCGGTCAACCCGGACAAGCCGCTGCAGTATGCGGAGATGGCCTATCTGCTGCCCCAGGGCGACGATGTGTTCAAGCAGTTCGTGGATCAATGGCTGCACCTGGCCCAGGCCAGCGGGGAATACGCGCAGATCCGGACGAAGTGGCTGGGCCAGTAA